The following coding sequences lie in one Hyphobacterium sp. CCMP332 genomic window:
- a CDS encoding endonuclease NucS domain-containing protein, with protein sequence MARIVLDNHVELSEVDHGILVRQQAEAYVARNWRITPAVVKLLKDTSASGLECMIRDNHPLRKARWPNPRGVVYLAFSVSPKHQWSIAIDTFKSSTGDFGHAVFNGKYHSQFITRGLPFKFEGRNKTSGHLVVKRQHFEGTLKEVADFDHSVLSLKPRTRAASGFATEYDIQHAIISRWQDTPWGDEYEIVQDEYPVDGGLTSRRIDILARHPTNGDWLVIELKRAEASDAAVRQVVDYLRALGQQDQFAVGALQGVLVGERISANAQTLALSEGVAAFELSWPFHFNRIV encoded by the coding sequence TTGGCTCGCATTGTTTTAGATAACCACGTGGAGCTTTCTGAAGTCGATCACGGAATTCTAGTTCGGCAACAAGCAGAAGCTTATGTGGCAAGGAACTGGCGCATAACGCCCGCGGTCGTAAAGCTTCTTAAAGACACCAGCGCTTCGGGGTTGGAGTGCATGATCCGAGACAATCATCCGCTTCGAAAGGCAAGGTGGCCCAATCCTCGCGGTGTTGTTTATCTAGCGTTCTCAGTTTCGCCAAAACATCAGTGGTCGATAGCCATCGATACATTCAAGTCGTCCACTGGCGATTTTGGCCACGCTGTATTCAACGGGAAATATCACAGTCAGTTTATCACTCGTGGTCTTCCCTTTAAGTTTGAGGGTCGAAACAAGACATCAGGCCACCTGGTTGTTAAGCGGCAACATTTCGAAGGAACGCTTAAAGAGGTCGCCGACTTTGATCATTCAGTTCTGAGCCTAAAGCCGCGAACAAGGGCTGCGTCAGGGTTCGCGACTGAATATGACATCCAGCACGCTATCATCTCACGATGGCAGGACACGCCATGGGGCGATGAATACGAAATCGTTCAAGACGAATACCCGGTTGATGGTGGCCTAACTTCGCGGCGGATTGATATCCTTGCGAGACACCCCACGAATGGCGACTGGCTTGTTATTGAACTAAAGCGCGCTGAGGCTTCAGATGCAGCGGTCCGCCAAGTCGTCGATTATCTTCGGGCGCTTGGCCAGCAAGACCAGTTTGCAGTTGGGGCATTACAAGGGGTTCTGGTTGGAGAAAGGATATCTGCGAACGCTCAGACGCTTGCACTATCTGAGGGCGTGGCAGCATTTGAGCTGTCCTGGCCCTTTCATTTCAATCGCATTGTATGA